The following are from one region of the Hyla sarda isolate aHylSar1 chromosome 6, aHylSar1.hap1, whole genome shotgun sequence genome:
- the LOC130275408 gene encoding salivary glue protein Sgs-3-like isoform X1 produces MPRQRRLQDLDRTLPTKIHLPVLQMDYLLENILVLLMASFPICIYTYSNGQVTASCDSMTPNHRVSSQTSSPPYTLSLDKSTYSAGDNIKVTLSSGGGATLFKGFLIQARSGSSTTPVGSFVTNNSNTQTLTCTSAASSVSHTSSSGKSSIDVTWVAPASSSADIQIRATVVQTERVFWTNVISANIAYVSTSNTSTSKTKASTGTIPPTSKPTSSNPTASKPTSSNPTASKPTSSNPTDPKPTSSNPTDPKPTSSNPTASKPTSPNPTASKPTNSNPTDPKPTSSNPTAYKPTSSNPTASKPTSSNPTDPKPTSSNPTASKPTSSNPTDPKPTSSNPTNPKPTSPNPTDPKPTSSNPTDPKPTSSNPTDPKPTSSNPTASKPTSPNPTASKPTNSNPTASKPTSSNPTDPKSTSSNPTDPKPTASKMSMANSGVQHTWSHGGSFLLCGLMVASLLV; encoded by the exons ATGCCCCGGCAGAGAAggctacaagaccttgacaggaccctacctaCCAAGATTCATCTACCAGTCTTACAA ATGGATTATTTGCTAGAAAATATTCTAGTTCTACTTATGGCAAGTTTCCCCAtctgtatatacacctattccaaTGGGCAAGTTACAGCGTCATGTGACTCAATGACTCCGAATCATAGGGTTTCCTCCCAAACTTCCAGCCCACCTTACACCTTATCACTGGATAAATCCACCTATAGTGCTGGGGACAACATAAAAG TCACTCTCAGCAGCGGTGGCGGTGCGACACTATTCAAAGGTTTTCTGATCCAGGCCCGCTCGGGGAGCTCCACTACTCCTGTTGGTTCCTTTGTGACCAACAATTCTAACACCCAAACCCTGACGTGTACGTCTGCTGCG AGCTCCGTGAGTCACACATCAAGTAGTGGAAAGTCCAGCATAGATGTTACTTGGGTCGCTCCGGCCTCCAGCAGTGCAGATATTCAAATCAG GGCAACCGTTGTCCAAACTGAAAGGGTGTTCTGGACAAATGTTATAAGTGCAAACATTGCATATGTGTCTACAAGTAACACTTCAACCAGCAAAACGAAAGCTTCAACAGGAACAATCCCACCTACGTCCAAACCAACAAGCTCCAATCCAACAGCCTCCAAACCAACAAGTTCCAATCCAACAGCCTCTAAACCAACAAGCTCCAATCCAACAGACCCCAAACCAACAAGCTCCAATCCAACAGACCCCAAACCAACAAGCTCCAATCCAACAGCTTCCAAACCAACAAGCCCCAATCCAACAGCTTCCAAACCAACAAATTCCAATCCAACAGACCCCAAACCAACAAGCTCCAATCCAACAGCCTACAAACCAACAAGCTCCAATCCAACAGCTTCCAAACCAACAAGTTCCAATCCAACAGACCCCAAACCAACAAGCTCCAATCCAACAGCCTCCAAACCAACAAGCTCCAATCCAACAGACCCCAAACCAACAAGCTCCAATCCAACAAACCCCAAACCAACAAGTCCCAATCCAACAGACCCCAAACCAACAAGTTCCAATCCAACAGACCCCAAACCAACAAGCTCCAATCCAACAGACCCCAAACCAACAAGCTCCAATCCAACAGCTTCCAAACCAACAAGCCCCAATCCAACAGCTTCCAAACCAACAAATTCCAATCCAACAGCCTCCAAACCAACAAGTTCCAATCCAACAGATCCCAAATCAACAAGCTCCAATCCAACGGATCCCAAACCAACAGCCTCAAAAATGAGTATGGCCAACAGTGGAGTCCAACAT ACTTGGAGCCATGGAGGATCGTTCTTATTGTGTGGTCTCATGGTGGCTTCTCTTCTGGTCTGA
- the LOC130275408 gene encoding salivary glue protein Sgs-3-like isoform X2: MDYLLENILVLLMASFPICIYTYSNGQVTASCDSMTPNHRVSSQTSSPPYTLSLDKSTYSAGDNIKVTLSSGGGATLFKGFLIQARSGSSTTPVGSFVTNNSNTQTLTCTSAASSVSHTSSSGKSSIDVTWVAPASSSADIQIRATVVQTERVFWTNVISANIAYVSTSNTSTSKTKASTGTIPPTSKPTSSNPTASKPTSSNPTASKPTSSNPTDPKPTSSNPTDPKPTSSNPTASKPTSPNPTASKPTNSNPTDPKPTSSNPTAYKPTSSNPTASKPTSSNPTDPKPTSSNPTASKPTSSNPTDPKPTSSNPTNPKPTSPNPTDPKPTSSNPTDPKPTSSNPTDPKPTSSNPTASKPTSPNPTASKPTNSNPTASKPTSSNPTDPKSTSSNPTDPKPTASKMSMANSGVQHTWSHGGSFLLCGLMVASLLV; this comes from the exons ATGGATTATTTGCTAGAAAATATTCTAGTTCTACTTATGGCAAGTTTCCCCAtctgtatatacacctattccaaTGGGCAAGTTACAGCGTCATGTGACTCAATGACTCCGAATCATAGGGTTTCCTCCCAAACTTCCAGCCCACCTTACACCTTATCACTGGATAAATCCACCTATAGTGCTGGGGACAACATAAAAG TCACTCTCAGCAGCGGTGGCGGTGCGACACTATTCAAAGGTTTTCTGATCCAGGCCCGCTCGGGGAGCTCCACTACTCCTGTTGGTTCCTTTGTGACCAACAATTCTAACACCCAAACCCTGACGTGTACGTCTGCTGCG AGCTCCGTGAGTCACACATCAAGTAGTGGAAAGTCCAGCATAGATGTTACTTGGGTCGCTCCGGCCTCCAGCAGTGCAGATATTCAAATCAG GGCAACCGTTGTCCAAACTGAAAGGGTGTTCTGGACAAATGTTATAAGTGCAAACATTGCATATGTGTCTACAAGTAACACTTCAACCAGCAAAACGAAAGCTTCAACAGGAACAATCCCACCTACGTCCAAACCAACAAGCTCCAATCCAACAGCCTCCAAACCAACAAGTTCCAATCCAACAGCCTCTAAACCAACAAGCTCCAATCCAACAGACCCCAAACCAACAAGCTCCAATCCAACAGACCCCAAACCAACAAGCTCCAATCCAACAGCTTCCAAACCAACAAGCCCCAATCCAACAGCTTCCAAACCAACAAATTCCAATCCAACAGACCCCAAACCAACAAGCTCCAATCCAACAGCCTACAAACCAACAAGCTCCAATCCAACAGCTTCCAAACCAACAAGTTCCAATCCAACAGACCCCAAACCAACAAGCTCCAATCCAACAGCCTCCAAACCAACAAGCTCCAATCCAACAGACCCCAAACCAACAAGCTCCAATCCAACAAACCCCAAACCAACAAGTCCCAATCCAACAGACCCCAAACCAACAAGTTCCAATCCAACAGACCCCAAACCAACAAGCTCCAATCCAACAGACCCCAAACCAACAAGCTCCAATCCAACAGCTTCCAAACCAACAAGCCCCAATCCAACAGCTTCCAAACCAACAAATTCCAATCCAACAGCCTCCAAACCAACAAGTTCCAATCCAACAGATCCCAAATCAACAAGCTCCAATCCAACGGATCCCAAACCAACAGCCTCAAAAATGAGTATGGCCAACAGTGGAGTCCAACAT ACTTGGAGCCATGGAGGATCGTTCTTATTGTGTGGTCTCATGGTGGCTTCTCTTCTGGTCTGA